In Pirellulaceae bacterium, a single genomic region encodes these proteins:
- a CDS encoding fused MFS/spermidine synthase encodes MSQSELSGQDQTTNGSGRSIFWFAATTLLGAFLVFQVQPVISKCVLPWFGGTPAVWTTCMLFFQLLLFAGYLYAHLLRTFFRPAVQGMIHLALLVTAALMLPIEPSDAWKPIGSEAPMFYLLWMLTVHVGLPYFVLSSTGPLVQAWLSYQDESDRVYRLYALSNAGSLIALLSYPFIVEPMLSVSDQTIVWSLMFCLFVVVQGVIATGLFRSHERIPPREQITPSPPTVCVTWKTRAAWIALPALASTMLLVITNHVCQDIAVIPFLWVLPLSLYLISFIICFDSPEWYRPKLTAAATLFAIMTIQVEHFLPDSVQLLAEACCYMLTLLGVCLLCHGEVARIKPNASQLTQYYVMLSAGGAMGGILIALICPTVLNTFIELPLTMGIVTAFSGVLFFACRGWRETEYDWSAAHRLRYPAILLMLAPLLTIALAPKDQTIASDRNFFGVLAVVKNEQGLRLVHGSTIHGMQRLGDDSNKPTTYYGHESGIGLAITSLQQRNPALRIGVVGLGCGVLAVYGRSEDDFDMIEINPAVVEIANHHFSFLADSQANIRTHLGDGRLVLERMPQAKFDILVLDAFSSDAIPAHLLTREAIRLYQSRLALGGVLAFHVSNNHLNLTPLVHRLAQDAGMSSRVIRGSADQAEGINQSIWVLAGSNHLALWSDELLQEAKPATPEELSAAPLWTDQHHNLISVLRIW; translated from the coding sequence ATGTCACAATCAGAATTATCCGGTCAGGATCAAACGACCAACGGCTCTGGACGCTCGATTTTCTGGTTTGCTGCAACAACATTGCTGGGTGCATTCCTCGTCTTCCAGGTCCAACCGGTCATCAGCAAATGTGTGCTACCGTGGTTTGGTGGAACCCCGGCGGTATGGACTACCTGCATGCTGTTCTTTCAGCTGCTGTTATTCGCGGGCTACTTGTACGCTCATCTACTTAGAACGTTTTTTCGACCCGCCGTGCAGGGGATGATTCATTTGGCCCTGCTGGTAACTGCAGCGCTAATGCTTCCGATTGAACCGTCCGATGCCTGGAAGCCGATCGGCAGCGAAGCCCCGATGTTTTATTTACTCTGGATGCTGACTGTCCACGTCGGCCTTCCTTACTTTGTTCTTTCGAGCACCGGGCCACTCGTTCAGGCCTGGTTAAGTTACCAGGATGAAAGCGATCGTGTCTATCGCCTGTATGCTCTCTCAAACGCTGGCTCATTGATTGCATTGTTAAGCTATCCGTTCATCGTCGAACCGATGCTTTCCGTCAGCGATCAAACAATCGTCTGGTCACTTATGTTCTGTCTGTTTGTCGTGGTACAGGGTGTCATCGCTACCGGATTATTTCGCTCCCACGAACGAATCCCCCCGCGTGAACAGATCACACCAAGTCCTCCAACCGTGTGTGTGACATGGAAAACTCGAGCAGCGTGGATTGCGTTACCCGCACTTGCGTCGACGATGCTGTTGGTCATCACCAATCATGTCTGCCAAGACATTGCCGTGATTCCGTTTCTATGGGTGCTACCACTGAGTCTGTATTTGATTAGCTTTATCATTTGTTTTGATTCACCGGAGTGGTATCGCCCCAAATTGACCGCTGCCGCTACGCTGTTTGCGATCATGACAATTCAAGTCGAACATTTCCTGCCTGATTCGGTACAGCTACTCGCCGAAGCTTGTTGCTATATGTTGACACTATTGGGTGTCTGTTTGTTGTGTCACGGCGAAGTCGCTCGCATCAAACCAAACGCTTCCCAACTCACACAATATTACGTGATGTTGTCAGCCGGTGGCGCAATGGGCGGCATCCTCATCGCATTGATTTGCCCAACCGTGTTGAACACTTTCATTGAGCTTCCATTGACCATGGGCATCGTCACCGCATTCTCTGGCGTTTTGTTCTTTGCCTGCCGTGGTTGGCGCGAAACCGAATACGATTGGTCGGCTGCACATCGGCTGAGGTATCCCGCGATCCTCTTGATGCTTGCGCCCCTACTCACAATCGCCCTGGCACCGAAAGATCAAACAATCGCTTCCGACCGCAACTTCTTTGGTGTACTGGCGGTGGTGAAGAATGAACAGGGGTTACGGCTGGTGCACGGCAGCACAATCCACGGCATGCAGCGATTGGGGGATGACTCCAATAAACCGACCACCTATTACGGTCACGAAAGTGGCATCGGCTTAGCCATTACCAGTTTACAACAAAGAAATCCCGCTCTTCGTATCGGAGTGGTTGGTTTGGGATGCGGTGTGTTAGCCGTTTACGGACGGTCCGAGGATGATTTTGACATGATCGAGATCAACCCCGCCGTTGTCGAAATTGCCAACCATCACTTTTCATTTTTGGCCGATAGTCAGGCCAACATCCGCACCCACCTTGGGGATGGACGGTTAGTTTTGGAACGAATGCCGCAGGCTAAATTCGACATTTTGGTTTTGGATGCGTTCAGCAGCGATGCCATCCCGGCTCATTTGCTAACTCGCGAAGCAATTCGACTCTACCAATCCCGTTTGGCCCTTGGCGGCGTGCTGGCCTTCCATGTCTCGAACAATCATCTTAATCTGACACCTCTCGTTCACCGACTCGCTCAAGATGCAGGCATGAGCAGCCGCGTCATTCGTGGTTCCGCAGACCAGGCGGAAGGAATCAACCAATCGATTTGGGTCTTGGCTGGCAGCAACCATTTAGCTCTTTGGTCAGATGAATTACTGCAAGAAGCTAAACCGGCCACCCCGGAGGAACTTTCCGCTGCTCCCCTGTGGACCGACCAACACCACAACTTGATCAGCGTGTTGCGGATTTGGTAG
- a CDS encoding DUF1552 domain-containing protein, which translates to MNFAQRPKRVSRRLILQGLGASVALPWLESAKLLGNEGSNAPPKRFAFLFFGDGIHPPQWWSQGSGTDLKLGPAFASLESVKHKVNFIHGLRHPDNVVGGHAKGAAGILTGIQPQGGRQIQAATSMDQLLAQRLGDATVLPSLVLGCERPISGFHESSYSMMYASHVSWSSPVSPVPAELYPSLAFDSLFESQGNQTQISVLDHVLDQLKNVSAKVSHSDNAKIEEYTTSVREVEQRMANMQQRGINESEGRVAFSRQRPADGLPHQIDEHSRLMCDIIALAFQTDRTRIATLLLTNNLSGQVYPFLGLNVDHHNYSHGWKNKEYAAITRFWVEQYAYLVGKLDAIQEGNGTVLDNSCIMLANEQWTAHSAPKIPLLMSGSLSGSFETGRTLEYEAAKERQMSSLCLSIMDRMGVTLPAFGNATEQLVGI; encoded by the coding sequence ATGAATTTCGCTCAGCGACCCAAACGAGTTTCACGACGTCTCATCTTGCAAGGTCTCGGCGCCAGCGTTGCATTGCCTTGGCTCGAGTCGGCAAAACTGCTCGGCAACGAAGGCTCGAATGCGCCTCCCAAACGCTTTGCATTTCTGTTTTTTGGCGATGGCATTCACCCACCACAATGGTGGTCTCAAGGCTCCGGTACCGACCTGAAGCTTGGTCCGGCCTTCGCTTCGCTGGAATCGGTAAAACACAAGGTGAACTTCATCCATGGACTGCGACATCCAGATAATGTCGTGGGTGGCCATGCCAAAGGCGCCGCAGGAATCTTAACCGGAATTCAGCCACAAGGTGGACGACAAATCCAGGCAGCAACCAGCATGGATCAACTGCTGGCTCAGCGACTGGGTGACGCAACCGTGCTGCCGAGTCTGGTACTAGGATGTGAACGTCCTATCAGCGGGTTTCACGAATCAAGTTACTCGATGATGTACGCGTCCCACGTTTCGTGGAGTTCTCCAGTATCTCCTGTGCCGGCAGAGCTGTATCCGTCGCTCGCCTTCGATAGTCTTTTTGAAAGTCAAGGCAACCAAACTCAGATTAGCGTTCTGGATCATGTGCTCGACCAGCTCAAGAACGTCTCGGCAAAGGTCTCTCATTCTGACAACGCCAAAATCGAAGAATACACCACTTCGGTGCGCGAAGTGGAACAGCGAATGGCAAACATGCAGCAGCGTGGGATCAATGAAAGCGAGGGACGCGTCGCCTTCAGCCGTCAAAGACCGGCCGATGGATTGCCTCATCAGATTGATGAACATTCTCGCCTAATGTGCGACATTATCGCGCTAGCGTTCCAGACCGACCGAACTCGCATTGCCACATTATTACTGACGAATAACCTCTCCGGACAGGTCTATCCCTTTCTGGGACTCAACGTCGACCATCACAATTATTCGCACGGCTGGAAAAACAAAGAGTATGCCGCGATCACACGATTTTGGGTCGAGCAGTATGCCTATCTGGTCGGCAAATTAGATGCAATCCAGGAAGGCAACGGCACCGTGCTAGACAATTCATGCATCATGCTCGCCAACGAACAATGGACCGCCCACAGTGCACCCAAAATCCCACTACTCATGTCGGGTAGCCTGTCGGGATCGTTCGAAACTGGGCGAACGTTGGAATACGAAGCAGCCAAAGAACGGCAGATGTCATCGCTGTGCCTTAGCATTATGGATCGCATGGGAGTCACGCTGCCTGCCTTTGGAAATGCGACGGAACAGCTCGTCGGAATTTAA